Within Myxococcales bacterium, the genomic segment AAGAAGCTCATAAGGCAATCGAGCCCAATCTGCAGTCATGCCGTCTTGGGAATGTACCGCCCGAATAGCGATAACGGATTCGTAGGTCCGTTCATCGCCCATCACGCCCACGGTTTGCACGGGCAAGATCACGCAAAAAGACTGCCATAACGTGAGATACAACTCTGACTTGCGCACCTCTTCTTCTAAGATGGTGTCCGCCTGTCGCAAAATTATCAACCGTTCCTCGGTGACCTCACCCAAACATCGGACAGCGAGACCGGGGCCGGGGAAAGGTTGGCGCGACAATACGTGGTGGGGCATGCCCAGGGCAGCCCCCACTTCGCGCACTTCGTCCTTGAAGAGTTCTTTCAAGGGCTCAATCAACTTGAAACGCATGTCTTTGGGGAGACCGCCCACATTGTGATGGCTTTTTATGACGGCGCTCGGCCCCTTAAACGAGACGCTTTCGATCACGTCCGGGTAAAGAGTTCCCTGCACCAAGTAGTTCACCTCGCCAAGTTTCTGTGATTCTTGGTTGAATACGTCGATGAACACGCGTCCGATGATCTTGCGTTTTTGCTCAGGGTCCGTGACGCCGGAAAGAGCGCTGAGAAACTGCTCCTTGGCATTCACGTGGACCAAGCGGAGGTGAAAGGCGTCGCGAAAGGTACGCACCACTTCCTCTGCCTCTCCTTGGCGAAGCAGCCCGTTATCCACGAAAATGCAAGTGAGCTGCTCCCCGATAGCACGGGAAACTAGCAATGCCGCCACAGAAGAATCTACGCCACCCGAGAGCCCACAAATGACGGAATCTTGTTTCACCTGCTCTCGAATAGCAGCTGTGCTTTGCTCAACAAACGAACCCGGCGTCCATGTGGGCTCGCAGTGCGCGATCTCGAACAAAAATGCCGAAATGATGTGCGTGCCTTGAGGGGTATGGTTGACCTCGGGATGGAACTGCACGCCATAGATGCGACGGGCCGAATCCACCACCGCCGCAAAGGGAGTATTTACGCTTTGCGCAAGCGAGGTGAACCCTTGAGGAAGTTTTTGAACACTATCTCCGTGACTCATCCATACGTCGATGTGCTGTCCAACTCGGAAATCCTGAAGGATCCCCTGTGCCTGCAGGATTTCAAGCTGAGCTGCGCCGTATTCGTGCTCCTCGGCGCGGGTGACCTCTCCGCCCAACACGTGGCAGAACAACTGCATGCCGTAACAGATGCCGAGAATAGGGACACCTAACGCAAAAATCTCAGGACTTATCCGGGGTGCATTCGCGTCAAAGACGCTGCGTGGGCCGCCGGACAATATGACCCCCTGGGGCTTGAGCTTGCGGACGTCCGCGACATCCATCGTGCAGGGATGAATCTCACAATAGACGCGCTCCTCGCGAACGCGTCTTGCGATGAGTTGCGTGTACTGCGAGCCAAAATCGAGAATCAAAATCATGGTGCTACCAAGTGTTAAGGCTAGCCTCGACCGCTTTCCGTGGCATGAGGTTGATAGTTCGGCGACTCCTGCGTTACCACGACGTCGTGGACATGACTCTCACGAACGCCTTGCGCGGTTTGCTCCACGAATCGCGCCTTCCTGCGCAGTTCATCCATGGTTCGACATCCAGTATATCCCATGCCCGAGCGCAGGCCGCCCACGAGCTGATAGACGATGCTTGATAGGGAGCCACGATACGGAACGCGCCCCTCCACGCCTTCGGGCACCAATTTCTCAACTTCTTCGATGTCGCTTTGGGCGTACCTATCGCTTGAGCCCAAAGACATTGCCGCCAAAGAGCCCATACCACGGTAGCTTTTGTATGTGCGGCCTTGATACAAAATACGCTGACCTGGCGCTTCATCGGTGCCTGCCAGCAAGGAGCCAATCATTACGCAATGTGCCCCTGCCGCAAGCGCCTTGACGATGTCCCCTGAATATTTGATGCCGCCGTCTGCAATGATGGGCGTATCGGTCTTTTCAGCCGCCTTTGCGCAATCGGCTATGG encodes:
- the guaA gene encoding glutamine-hydrolyzing GMP synthase produces the protein MILILDFGSQYTQLIARRVREERVYCEIHPCTMDVADVRKLKPQGVILSGGPRSVFDANAPRISPEIFALGVPILGICYGMQLFCHVLGGEVTRAEEHEYGAAQLEILQAQGILQDFRVGQHIDVWMSHGDSVQKLPQGFTSLAQSVNTPFAAVVDSARRIYGVQFHPEVNHTPQGTHIISAFLFEIAHCEPTWTPGSFVEQSTAAIREQVKQDSVICGLSGGVDSSVAALLVSRAIGEQLTCIFVDNGLLRQGEAEEVVRTFRDAFHLRLVHVNAKEQFLSALSGVTDPEQKRKIIGRVFIDVFNQESQKLGEVNYLVQGTLYPDVIESVSFKGPSAVIKSHHNVGGLPKDMRFKLIEPLKELFKDEVREVGAALGMPHHVLSRQPFPGPGLAVRCLGEVTEERLIILRQADTILEEEVRKSELYLTLWQSFCVILPVQTVGVMGDERTYESVIAIRAVHSQDGMTADWARLPYELLARASSRIINEVRGCNRVVYDISSKPPATIEWE